Part of the Polaribacter sp. Hel1_33_78 genome is shown below.
TTAGGCCCACTTTTAAAAAAAGAGGTTTTAACTCCCTCTGAAATCACTTCCTCTTCTTTGTAATGTTCTTCCCCAAATAATGAAGCAAATAATTTATTTGATACCTTAAGATCTTTTACAGCAATACCAATGTGTTCTATTTTTTTCATATGATAAGAATATTATTCTGCAATAATAGTGATATTATCTAATTCATACGTCCCATCAAAATAAACATTTCCGCTACCTGCATATCTAAAAGCAATAAAAGCAGTACCAGTATAATTTGATAAATTTACAAAAGTAGAATGCACCCAATTTTTAAAGCCTTCTCCATTAGAAACTATTTTTGCTGGTAAAACACTCCAAGTTGCAGAGGATATATTTGATTCAGTTCCATCCCAATCTGTAGAGATTAAGACTTCTAAATTACTTCCGTTTGCAAAACTATTAGAGGTTTCAAAGGATAAAAATTCTGCTGTAGTTGTGTCTAAATCTATCCCTTTTGTAAGCAACCAAGTAATTGTACTTGCATCTCCTGAGCTTTTAGAACCCACTCTTGCTGCTTTACTTTGAGCATACGTATCTGAATAAGATCTCCAAGATTTTGTGCCTTTTTCTCTATAATTCAACCAATCTGTAATTCTTATTTCTCCAGATAAATTATCAAAATTTTCTTCTAATAAAATGATTGGAAAATCGCTTTCAGAACGCGTTACACATCTATCTTCGGACATTACAACATCTTCTGTAGAATTTAAAACTAACACCAAAAAATGACCATTATAATCTTGAGAAACAACTGCATTTATGGTACCGCCTCCAACAGGTAATGCCTTATTTGCAAAACTTGCAAACGAACTAGTCTCTAACAATAAATCTGCATAACCCACTGTTTGACAAGTTTGTATTTTACGCTGTGTATCAAAATCTTCTGTTGGATCTACATACGTTTTCCCTTCTAAATTAGATGGAAAGAAGACGCCTTTTACGGTTATAAATGTACCAATATCTGAAGCGCTTAAACCTGCTAAAGAAACTTCTTTTGGAATAATTATTGCTGTTTCCTTAGAACGAAAAAAATGAGTATTCATTTGATTTAAAGCAACACTTTGTATTTCTTTTACATCCGTTGTACTAACTTTTCCACCAATTGTAATTATGCCATCACCGGAATTAACTTCACCGATATACAAGCCTTTTAAACGAATATAAACTTCTCTTCCGAAGTTGAATTTATTATAACTATTAGTTAAATTAATGGCTATTTTAATTCCTGCTGTCGGGTTTTCAGCTGCATCCTGCATATAAAATTCTCTAAAATAATTACCTTTAGCATCCGAAGAGATAACATATCCTTTTACGATAATATCGGAAACTATTTTTATAGGATCATTACCTGAATTATATAAACTTTTTAAATCTTTTATCGATTTTAATTCTAATTGATTGTTTTGAATACTGTCTATAATTGTCTCTAATTTTAGATTCTCTTCAGCTCCTAAATTTTGGGGTACTGTAAAATCATTATCTTCTACACAGGCAATAAAAAACATACTTGTTATAAAAATAATGAATAAGATGCTTGCTTTATTTTTTTCCATTTCAATTTATTTTTTTTTAAAAACTAATATTCACATTCATAAAGTAGGTTGTGCCTCTTCCATACCAATATTTATTACCAAAAACAGGTTTGTTTAGCGCTTTATCAGCTCTTAATTCATTATAATTTGCATTTCTACCTTGCTCAAATCCTCCAGATTTATACTCCGTATTTAGTAGGTTATTTACCGTTGCGAATGCACTAATGTAATACCTCTCTATCTTCCAAGATTTTCCTCCAACAAGGTTTACAACTTTATAATTATTAAATTTTTCTTGCTGCAAAAGCTCTCTAGCAACCTCTATATCATAATCCGGAAATGTTAAACCATCTGCATCTGTATAAAAATTACTGGATCTTGTTAATGGTGCAATATCTACAAAAGTGTTGCTAAAGAAATTTGCCGTTGCACCAATCCACCAATAATTTGGGTCTCTATATTCAAAACCAACAGAATGTGCAGTGTGAGGTCCTGCTGCAATTTTATAGTTTTTTAAATTTGATATGTAATTTCCTGAACGACCGTTTTCATCAAAAATTCCTTCATTTGTAACGTCTGAAGTAAGATGCAAATCAGGATTATTAGCATAGGTAAAACTACCAATAGAAGCTGCTCCTTTTAATTTTATGGTTGGCGTAACTTGTGCTTCTAAACCAAATTCTAGTCCAAGCTGTTTCTTTTCAATCCCTGATAAAATTTCTTGAACAAAAGCAGTGTTATCTCCTCCAACTCCATCAGCAAAATAAAAAGAAATTTCAGTTGCATCCTCTATCTCGGTATAGTAAGTGGTTACTCTAGAAGTAATTATCGGACCTCTTCTAATATAACTTACATCCAAAGAAAATACTTTTTCACTCTGTAAATCATTAACTATATTGTTATTCTCTCTAGCATTAGAAAAAGAGTTTCTAATGGTTGGCGCTTGCGTTAAATAAGCAAAATTTGCATCTATTAAATTACGCCCATTAATTTTATACGTTGCGCCTGTTTTTATACCATAGTTAATGAAATTTAATTTCTCTGATTTCCCAAAAGAACTATTTTCAAAACGACCATTTTGATACAAACCTTCTCTTTGATTTGTTATTTTAGAAATCTTTGCAGCTGCATAAAAATCTATTTTATTGTATTTAAACTGTACCTGTGCAAAAGCATTAATTAGAACTGAACTTAAATTAAAATTATATCTAAATTTATCACCAACACCAACAACTCTGTTTGGATTTAATACATCATTTTGCATTTGCACTTCTGTATCTGCAAAATTATTGATGTCTAAATAGCCGACTCCTCCTAATAAGTCGAGAACTTCTGCAAAATTTTTAGAACGTAAACCTTTGTATTCTAATTTTCCGTTTATAGAAATATTATTATTAATCTCTGCATTGTAAATGGTATTTATGGTAAATTGTTTGTCATCATTTCTATCCTCATACAAAACATACGCATTGTTTAAGGCAACACTTGCATTGGTGGTATTTGCATCAAAAATACGATCCCAGTTTAATTGCCCGTTATTTACAAAGTTTTCTTGGGCATTATAGGCACCGGATAAATCATTATATCTCAGAAAGTAACTTGGTAATATTTGGTAATACGAAGGACTAGGATTTGAGCCTCCGTTAAAATCTAAACGACTATTTCCTATTTTCCCAAACTGATAAGATCCATTTGTTTGTAATGTTGCATTTTCTGAAACATTCCAATAATGACTGAACATTAAAATGGGTTCTACAACTTCTTTTATTCTGGAATTACGTTTTTTTCCATTGAGATTCCCCCAATACTCATTATACTTAATTCCTTTTAAATCGAAAACTTCTTGGGTGTTAGGCGAAGATTTACCTCTTCTATTTGGGGTAAAAATTCCTGTAAAATTTAGACTGTGATTCTCGTTAATTTTCTTCTCTATAGATGCGAAAACAGCATATGCATTGTAAGAAGTTCCTTCATTAAAACCTTCGTTTCCTAATCTCCTACTTGCGGAAAAAGTCATCGCCCAACCTTTTTCAGAAATACCTGTAGAATGCGTTGCCATAACTCTATGCTCATAACTTCTATTGGATGAAGAATAAGAGATTCTTGTTCCAGGTCTTTGCTGCGAAGCTCTCGTATCCATGTTTGTAGATCCTAAAACACCTCCAAAAGTAAAATTAGACGGGGATAAACCATTACTAAATTCTTGATTCCTTAAAACATCATTGAGTCCGCCCCAATTGCTCCATTGCGCCCTGCCATCATAAACCTTGTTCATTTCAATTCCGTTAATTAAAACTTTACCGTTTCCAGAATCCAATCCTTTTATTCTAAAAAAAGAAGAACTAAACTCAAAAGCAGCAGTTCTTAAAAAAACATCTTTTGAAGCATGCAAAAGTCCAGAGATATTATCGGCAGCACTTGCATCATTATTTAATTCATCATCTGTAATTGTAATAATACTTAAATCTTGTTCCTCTGTAATATCTTTGTATAAAATGATTGAACCTAAATCCAAGGTCTTTCCAGAGAGTTCTATAGGAAAATTCTGAGTTTCAAATCCATTAAATTTAATTTCTAAAACGCAGCTTCCGTTGGAAAGATCTTTTAACTGAAAGAATCCATTTATATCTGATTTAGTAATAACATTTGTGTTTTTAACACGCACAAAGACATTCGATAATGGGCTTTCAGAATTATTATCTACGACAATTCCTATTATAATATTTTGGGAATATATTGTTGTAAAGCACAACAGAAACAGAACTATTAATATAATAGTTTTATTCATAATTTTTTCTTTTTCAATTTTATAGCAAAGTAAAACTACTGATTTTTAGTTAAAAAAAGACAGCCAAAAGAATTTTTTATTTTTAATGATGCTTTTTGTTCTGTAAGTTTGTGGTTAATAAAAACTAAAAAAATGAAGAAGAAAACCTATTTACTATTTCTCTTAATGTTCACTATATGTGTCACTTTTTCACAGAAAAATCAAAATAAATACTCGATTAGAACCATTGCTTTTTACAATTTAGAAAACCTTTTTGACACTATAAATGATACTTCTATTAATGATGAAGCTAGCCCGATGATGGAGTTAAAATCAAACAGGTCCAAAGTTTATTGGGACAAGATTGATAAGCTAGCAAGTACGATTGCACAAATAGGATTAGATAAAGCAAATACGAGTCCTGCAATTATCGGGGTTTCCGAAGTAGAGAACCTAGGTGTTATAGAAGATTTGGTTAAAAATAAGCATTTAGTAAAAAATAATTACGGAATAATACATTACGATTCGCCTGACAAACGCGGAATTGATGTAGCCTTATTATATCAAAAAAAGTATTTTAAACCTATATATCATGAAGCTTTTAATCCTAATATTTATAAAAATAATTTTAAAGTATATACCAGAGATCAGTTATTAGTTTCTGGTTATTTAGACGATGAATTAATTCATGTTATTGTAAATCATTGGCCATCTAGAAGTGGTGGTGAAGCAAAGAGCAGGCCTTTACGCGAGAAAGCCGCATATCAAAACACAAAAATTATTGATCAAATTAGGGAAAACGACCCAAACGCTAAAATTCTTATTTTAGGTGATTTTAATGATGACCCTATAAACTCTAGTTTTAAAAACATTTTAAAAACAAAAAGAAAAAAGAAAAATGTAGGGAAAAACGATATTTACAATCCGTATGAGGATCTTTTTACAAGAGGCTTTAACACCCTAGTTTACAGAGATAATTTGAATCTTTTTGATATGATTTTAATTTCATCACCATTATTAGATAGAGGCGTAAAAGATTTTTCTAATTACAAAATGTTTCAAGCGATGATTTTTAATAAACGCTTTTTAAGTGATAAAAAGGGGAAATTTAAAGGTTATCCCTTTAGAAGTTTTTCTAATGGTGGGTATACTGGTGGTTATTCAGATCATTACCCTGTTTATATGTATTTAATTAAAGAGAAAAAGTAAACATAACTTTATAAAATAGAAAAACCCGTAACTTTAAAAGTTACGGGTTTTTTTGATAAAAAATTATTGCCTTTTACGAGTATAAAAATTAATCTCTAGGAGATTTAAATCTATAATGTAAGTATGTGTAAGCATCTCTAGGTATAATAGTAATCCACTTTTTGTGTTTTAAATACCATTTAAAACGAATAGAATTTACGCCTTTTAATAAATAAGCAGCGATAAAAGGATGCAAGTGTAATTGTATCTTTTTATTTTTTGGATTAGAAATAAATTTTTCTAAATCTGCTTGAATTTTGTCTAATAAGACAATTGGCGCTTCTACATCTCCATTTTTATTTGGGTTGGCTTCGGTAGTTTTTATACTTAACTCTGGTCTAACCCTTTGTCTTGTAATTTGCACCAAACCAAATTTACTTGGAGGTAATATTTTATGTTTTGTTCTATCTAAAGCCATTTGCTCTTTTAAGTGCTGATACAGTTTGTTTCTGTTTTCAGCCTTATGCATATCAATAAAATCAACAACTATAATCCCGCCCATATCACGCAATTGCAATTGACGTGCTATTTCTGTAGCTGAAATTAAATTTACTTCTAATGCTGTATCTTCTTGAGAGCCTGCTTTATTAGAACGGTTTCCGCTATTAACATCAATAACGTGTAAAGCTTCTGTGTGCTCTATTACTAGATACGCACCTCTGCTCATAGAAACTGTTTTACCAAACGATGTTTTTATTTGTCTTTCTATTCCATATTTTTCAAAAATTGGAGTTTCAGACTTGTGCAACTTTACTATTTTTTCTTTTTCAGGATAAATCTCTTGTAGATATTCTTTAATTTCTACTTTCAAAGTTTCATCATTTGTTACAATACTTGTAAAAGTTTCATTCATAACGTCTCTTAAAATAGAAGACGCCCTGTTTAATTCGCTCAAAATTTTTGTTGGTGTATTTGTGTTAGCTATGCTTTTACACATTTTTTTCCAACGTTCTAATGAGTTTTGCAAATCTTTATCTAATTCCGCCACCTTTTTTCCTTCGGCAACAGTTCTTAAAATAACGCCAAAACCTTTTGGTTTTATGCTTTTTGCTAATCTTTTTAATCGTTCTTTTTCTTTTGGGTCTTCAATTTTTTGAGAAACTGAAACTCTGTTAGAAAAAGGAACTAATACCAAAAATCTACCAGCTATTGAAAGCTCTGAACTTAATCTTGGGCCTTTTGTAGAAATTGGCTCTTTTACAATTTGTACTAAAAGGTTTTGACCTGTTTTTAGTACCTTATTTATACTACCGTCTTTGTTAATTTCTTCCTCAAATCGGAAGTTTTTTAAAGTGAATTCTTTATACCTACCTGTGCTTACTTTCTTAATGAACGTATTTAATGAGTTTACTTGCGCACCTAAATCATGATAATGTAAAAACCCGTCTTTTGGGTATCCTACATTTACAAAGGCTGCATTTAAACCTGTTAATACCTTTCCTATTTTGGCTAAAAAAATATCGCCAACAGAAAATTTATTACCAGTTGTTTCATTATTTAATTCAATAAGTTTTCCATCTCTTAATAAGGCAAAATCAATATCAGATGAATTTGAACGAATTATTAATTCTGTTTTCATACTGAAATGGTTTTAATCTACACTTCATTGTGCAGATGGATTAATATTGTCAGGTATTTGTAATACCGTGAGAAGATTTACTGCTTTACACAGCGTGTAAATCTTCGGATGTCAATGAACTTTTTTTAATTGATTTTTTCGTTAAACAATAAACGAAAAAGTAAGCATTTGCTTACTTTTTCTTGTGTCTATTTGCTCTAGCTCTTTTCTTTCTTTTGTGTGTAGAGATTTTTGCTCTCTTTCTTTTTTTACCACTTGGCATAATGTTCTTTTGTTTTTTAAACCTATTCGGCTTAGATTAATATTGTGTTACTTAACAGCTACTTTATTTTTTACTCCTTCAGTAAAAGTTTTCGCTGGTTTAAAAGCTGGAATGTTGTGTGCTGGAATTTTAATAGTCGTATTTTTTGAAATATTTCTACCTGTTTTCTCTGCTCTAGTTTTAATAATAAAACTACCAAAACCTCTTAAATAAACGTTATCCCCATTTTCCAATGCATCTTTAACTTCAGTCATAAACGCCTCAACTGTTGCTAAAACATCTGTCTTTTCTATACCAGATTTGTCTGAAATTTTCGATACGATATCTGCTTTCGTCATGTTTCTATTTTTACTATATTTTTATTAATTTACTTTCAAAAATGCGGATGCAAATATATGATAATTAATCAATTCCGAAAAGATAAAGACTTAAATTTATATGAATTTTAAAATGTAATATTGTAAATCTATTTTTTATCGATGAAATTTTCTAATACATTAATTTACTGGTACTTACAAAACAACAGAGAATTGCCTTGGCGTAAAGTCAATAATCCATACTTTATTTGGCTATCAGAGATTATGTTACAGCAAACAAGAGTTGCACAAGGAATGGCCTATTATTTAAAATTTACTGAAAATTTTCCAACTGTTTTTGATCTCGCTAAAGCGGATGAAAGCACTGTTTTAAAAATGTGGCAAGGTTTAGGATATTACTCCCGTGCAAGAAATTTACATCACTCAGCAAAACAAATAGCCATCGAATTTAATGGTGAATTTCCGTCTACCTACAAAGAAATAATTAAACTAAAAGGTATAGGAGATTATACCGCTTCTGCAATTGCATCGATTTGTTTTAATGAACCAACTGCTGTAGTAGACGGAAATGTTTACAGAGTTTTGTCTCGTTATTTTGGCATTAAAACACCTATAAATTCATCAACGGGAATTAAAGAATTTAAAGCTTTAGCTCAAACTTTAATAAATAAATCTCAACCAGGAACTCACAATCAAGCAATTATGGATTTTGGCGCACTTCTTTGCAAGCCTCAAAATCCTTTATGCGAAACTTGCCCTTTGGCGGATAGCTGTGTGGCTTTGGCAAAGAAATTGATAAAAGAACTTCCCGTAAAAGAAAAAAAAATAAAAGTGAGAAATAGATATTTTAACTTTCTAGTTGTTAAAACTGATGATGGAAAAACAATTTTATCAGAAAGAAAAGGAAAAGGAATTTGGCAAGGGTTATATCAATTCCCTTTAATTGAAAGTGATAAGAGCATCAACAAAAACGAACTTGTTTCTTTAGAGGAATTTATAAATTTATTTCCACATATAACAACTTTATCACTCTTCAATAAAAAAGAAATAGTGCATAAATTATCTCATCAGCACTTATACACACAATTCTGGGTTGTAGAGGTGTTAGCGTCATCAGCAGCAAAAATAAAATGGAACGTTGTTCATAAATATCCTGTTCCTGTTTTAATTGCTAATTTCTTAGAGACCTTTCAAATTAAAAAGTAATTGAATTTTTTAGTATATTTGATATGAAAACACAAATGCTATGGCAGGTACAATAAATAAGGTAATTTTAATCGGTAATTTAGGTGATGATGTGAAAATGCATTATTTCGAAGGAGGTAATTCTATTGGAAGATTCCCTATTGCAACAAGCGAAAGTTATACAAATAAACAAACTGGAGAAAAAGTATCAACTACCGATTGGCATAATATTGTTGTTAGAAATAAGCTGGCAGAAATTTGCGAAAAATATTTATCAAAAGGGGATAAAGTGTATGTTGAAGGAAAATTAAAAAACCGTCAATGGGAACAAGACGGAGTGAAACGTTATTCGACCGAAATTCATGTAAATGAAATGACTTTTTTAACGACTAAAAAGAGTCTTGAAAACACGAACAATGCTCCTCAAAACCAAAACTCTTCTGCAAGTCCAAAGTCAGTTGTAAAAGAAGAAAATGATGATTTACCTTTTTAATTTGCTAAACTTTTAGAATTTGGACCCAGATCCCGAACCTTTATTTCTATTATCTACTTCAATTGATTTTTTAAATGTAATTAATGCCTTTGTTTTAATTGCTTTGCTTTTAAGTTCTGCATTAATTTCCGGAACAGAAGTTGCCTTTTTTTCGCTTTCCCAAACAGATTTAAACAAACTTTCAAATGGTGGAAAAGGAGGAGATATTATTGTAAAACTACTCGAAAAACCTAGAAAATTATTGGCTACGATTTTAATCACGAATAATTTCATCAATATTTTAATTGTGTTGTTATTTGCTTCTTTAGCAGAAAGTTTATTTAATAATTTTACGTATCAGCTAAATCTTTATTTTTTTATAATTCCAGTTCGTTTTTTAGTTGAAATAATACTAGTGACTTTTTTAATTCTTTTATTTGGAGAGGTTTTACCAAAAGTCTATGCTTCTAGAAATGCGCTTCGCTTTTCAATAAAAATGTCTAAATTTATTCATCTCATAAATATTTTCTTAACGCCTTTTAGCATGCCTTTAATTGCGTTAACAAAGTTTATTGAAAAGAAGCTAGGGAACAAAAACACTAATTTCTCTGTTGAAACCTTATCGCAAGCCTTAGAGCTAACCTCTGAAGGAGCGACCACAAAAGAAGAACAAAAAATTTTAGAAGGTATTGTGAATTTTGGAAACACAGAAACTGTGCAAATCATGAAACCTAGAATAGATATTTTCGCGCTTTCTAGCGATGACAGTTATGAAGAGGTTTTAGATAAAATTCTTAAAAACGGATATTCTAGAAACCCTGTTTATAATGAAAACATAGACACTATTATTGGCGTTTTATATGCCAAAGATTTATTAGCACATTTAGATAAGAAAACTTTTAATTGGCAAAATTTAATTAGGGAAGCTTTTTTTGTTCCTGAAAATAAAAAATTAGATGACTTGTTGAGCGATTTTAAAGAGCGTAAAAATCACTTGGCAATTGTAGTTGATGAATATGGAGGTACAAGCGGATTGGTAACTTTAGAAGACGTTATTGAAGAGATTGTAGGGGATATAAATGATGAGTTTGATGATGATGATTTAGCTTATTCTAAAATTGATGAAAATACATACGTTTTTGAAGGCAAAACAAGCATCAAAGATTTCTGCAGAGTTTTAGATGATGAAGATGAAGAAATTTTTGAAGAAGAAAAAGGCGAGAGTGAGACAATTGCTGGTTTTATTTTAGAAATTTCGGGTAAATTCCCAAAAAAAGGAGAGAAAATAAACTTCAAAAATTATACGTTTACAATTGAAGCTTTAGATAAAAAACGTATAAGGCAAGTAAAAGCAACCAAAAATGCGTAATATTTTTATACTGATAATTTCACTTATTTTTATTTCTTGCAATGAAATTGTTTTACCAAAACCAAAAGCATATTTGAGTTTAGAGTACCCTAAAAAAGAATATAAAAAATTAGAAATTTCGGGGCCTTATACTTTTGAAATTTTAAAGGCTGCAAAGGTTATAGATGCTAAAAATTATTGGTTAAAAATACGGTATCCAAAATTAAAAGCATCCCTAGACATCACCTACAGACCTGTGGAAAACAATATAAAAGAACTCTTAACTGAGGCTGAAAAACTCGTTTTTAAACATGCGCTTAAAGCTGAACAAATTACACCTAAAGACTTTATAGACACGAATAAAAGAGTTTTTGGAAGTTTATATGAAATTACCGGAAATGCCGCTTCTCAAATACAATTTCACATCACGGATAGTACTACTAATTTTATAAAAGGATCATTGTCTTTTTATGCAAAACCAAACTACGATTCCATTCTACCTGCGGTTGCCTATATCAAGGAAGATATTCTGCGTTTAATAGAAACATTAGAGTGGAAAAATTAAAAAATTAACCGTATTGTTATGTATAGTCCAAGGGCAAATAAACGATTATTTTATCCCAAAGAATTTATTTGGTAGAAAAATATTTCTAATACAATCAAGCTAAGTAGAAGTCTTACTGCAATGACATGAAAATTAAATAATGTTCATCTTCTTCAACAAAAAGGAAGCATTCATGTTTTTACAAATTCCATTTTTTAAAGTATAGTCAAAATGTAGTTCATTATTAATTATTTCTGCATCAAAATAATAATTTTTAACTTCTAAAAATTGATTTTCTAAGTCACACAAGCTAACATCATGCGTTGCAATAATACCTGTTGATTTAGATTTGGTAAGCTTTTCTAAAAATTTTTTAGACCCAATTGCTTTGTCTTTACTGTTTGTTCCTTTTAAAATTTCATCTAAAATAATAAAGTATTTTTCTTCTTTAATTTCATCAACAATAAATTTTAAACGCTTTAATTCTGAATAAAAATAAGATTCATCTTCTGTTAAAGAATCTGAAGTCCTCATGCTTGTTATCAATTTTATAGGCGAATACTGAAAGCTTTCTGCACAAACTGGCAAACCACAATTTGCCATAACAATAGACAAAGAAACCGTTCTTAAAAACGTGCTTTTTCCTGCCATATTTGAACCTGTAACAATAAAAAACTGCTCATCATCAATTATAAAATTGTTATCAATTCTTTTATTCGAATCTAATAAAGGGTGACCTAAATTTGTAGATTTTATAATTCCTTTTTCTGCTTTAATCTCAGGTAAAACAAAGTCTGGATGATTAAATTTAAAGTTTGCTAAAGAGTTTTGCGCATCAAAATAAGCAACTACTTCAAACCATTTTTTCACAGTATGTTTATAATTCTCAACCCATTTTTCTACTTTGCAAGCATTTGCAATTTCCCAAAGAAATAATCCACTTCCTACAACTGCAATAACGATGTTGTTTCTATTATCAAAAGCGTCTAAAATTCTAGCAAATTTTTTAAAAATTATGGATGCTTTTTTATTTTCAGATTTTATAATATCTTGCTTTACGAGCAATGTTTTTGATGTAAACTTTTCTTTTTCAATTTCATTTAATAAAAAATGATACTGCTTAAACGTTTCTCTAATTTTATCAGTTTGAGTATATAAATTATTTGTTTTTTTCAAGAATCTTCCCGTAATAAAAAGCCCAATAAAAAACCAAATTATTAAACCTGTAAATGAAATAATTCCAAAAGAAATTAGCCCAATTAAAGC
Proteins encoded:
- a CDS encoding endonuclease/exonuclease/phosphatase family protein — encoded protein: MKKKTYLLFLLMFTICVTFSQKNQNKYSIRTIAFYNLENLFDTINDTSINDEASPMMELKSNRSKVYWDKIDKLASTIAQIGLDKANTSPAIIGVSEVENLGVIEDLVKNKHLVKNNYGIIHYDSPDKRGIDVALLYQKKYFKPIYHEAFNPNIYKNNFKVYTRDQLLVSGYLDDELIHVIVNHWPSRSGGEAKSRPLREKAAYQNTKIIDQIRENDPNAKILILGDFNDDPINSSFKNILKTKRKKKNVGKNDIYNPYEDLFTRGFNTLVYRDNLNLFDMILISSPLLDRGVKDFSNYKMFQAMIFNKRFLSDKKGKFKGYPFRSFSNGGYTGGYSDHYPVYMYLIKEKK
- a CDS encoding single-stranded DNA-binding protein; this encodes MAGTINKVILIGNLGDDVKMHYFEGGNSIGRFPIATSESYTNKQTGEKVSTTDWHNIVVRNKLAEICEKYLSKGDKVYVEGKLKNRQWEQDGVKRYSTEIHVNEMTFLTTKKSLENTNNAPQNQNSSASPKSVVKEENDDLPF
- a CDS encoding ribonuclease E/G, giving the protein MKTELIIRSNSSDIDFALLRDGKLIELNNETTGNKFSVGDIFLAKIGKVLTGLNAAFVNVGYPKDGFLHYHDLGAQVNSLNTFIKKVSTGRYKEFTLKNFRFEEEINKDGSINKVLKTGQNLLVQIVKEPISTKGPRLSSELSIAGRFLVLVPFSNRVSVSQKIEDPKEKERLKRLAKSIKPKGFGVILRTVAEGKKVAELDKDLQNSLERWKKMCKSIANTNTPTKILSELNRASSILRDVMNETFTSIVTNDETLKVEIKEYLQEIYPEKEKIVKLHKSETPIFEKYGIERQIKTSFGKTVSMSRGAYLVIEHTEALHVIDVNSGNRSNKAGSQEDTALEVNLISATEIARQLQLRDMGGIIVVDFIDMHKAENRNKLYQHLKEQMALDRTKHKILPPSKFGLVQITRQRVRPELSIKTTEANPNKNGDVEAPIVLLDKIQADLEKFISNPKNKKIQLHLHPFIAAYLLKGVNSIRFKWYLKHKKWITIIPRDAYTYLHYRFKSPRD
- a CDS encoding carboxypeptidase-like regulatory domain-containing protein, producing MNKTIILIVLFLLCFTTIYSQNIIIGIVVDNNSESPLSNVFVRVKNTNVITKSDINGFFQLKDLSNGSCVLEIKFNGFETQNFPIELSGKTLDLGSIILYKDITEEQDLSIITITDDELNNDASAADNISGLLHASKDVFLRTAAFEFSSSFFRIKGLDSGNGKVLINGIEMNKVYDGRAQWSNWGGLNDVLRNQEFSNGLSPSNFTFGGVLGSTNMDTRASQQRPGTRISYSSSNRSYEHRVMATHSTGISEKGWAMTFSASRRLGNEGFNEGTSYNAYAVFASIEKKINENHSLNFTGIFTPNRRGKSSPNTQEVFDLKGIKYNEYWGNLNGKKRNSRIKEVVEPILMFSHYWNVSENATLQTNGSYQFGKIGNSRLDFNGGSNPSPSYYQILPSYFLRYNDLSGAYNAQENFVNNGQLNWDRIFDANTTNASVALNNAYVLYEDRNDDKQFTINTIYNAEINNNISINGKLEYKGLRSKNFAEVLDLLGGVGYLDINNFADTEVQMQNDVLNPNRVVGVGDKFRYNFNLSSVLINAFAQVQFKYNKIDFYAAAKISKITNQREGLYQNGRFENSSFGKSEKLNFINYGIKTGATYKINGRNLIDANFAYLTQAPTIRNSFSNARENNNIVNDLQSEKVFSLDVSYIRRGPIITSRVTTYYTEIEDATEISFYFADGVGGDNTAFVQEILSGIEKKQLGLEFGLEAQVTPTIKLKGAASIGSFTYANNPDLHLTSDVTNEGIFDENGRSGNYISNLKNYKIAAGPHTAHSVGFEYRDPNYWWIGATANFFSNTFVDIAPLTRSSNFYTDADGLTFPDYDIEVARELLQQEKFNNYKVVNLVGGKSWKIERYYISAFATVNNLLNTEYKSGGFEQGRNANYNELRADKALNKPVFGNKYWYGRGTTYFMNVNISF
- the mutY gene encoding A/G-specific adenine glycosylase; protein product: MKFSNTLIYWYLQNNRELPWRKVNNPYFIWLSEIMLQQTRVAQGMAYYLKFTENFPTVFDLAKADESTVLKMWQGLGYYSRARNLHHSAKQIAIEFNGEFPSTYKEIIKLKGIGDYTASAIASICFNEPTAVVDGNVYRVLSRYFGIKTPINSSTGIKEFKALAQTLINKSQPGTHNQAIMDFGALLCKPQNPLCETCPLADSCVALAKKLIKELPVKEKKIKVRNRYFNFLVVKTDDGKTILSERKGKGIWQGLYQFPLIESDKSINKNELVSLEEFINLFPHITTLSLFNKKEIVHKLSHQHLYTQFWVVEVLASSAAKIKWNVVHKYPVPVLIANFLETFQIKK
- a CDS encoding HU family DNA-binding protein gives rise to the protein MTKADIVSKISDKSGIEKTDVLATVEAFMTEVKDALENGDNVYLRGFGSFIIKTRAEKTGRNISKNTTIKIPAHNIPAFKPAKTFTEGVKNKVAVK
- a CDS encoding DUF5689 domain-containing protein, with product MEKNKASILFIIFITSMFFIACVEDNDFTVPQNLGAEENLKLETIIDSIQNNQLELKSIKDLKSLYNSGNDPIKIVSDIIVKGYVISSDAKGNYFREFYMQDAAENPTAGIKIAINLTNSYNKFNFGREVYIRLKGLYIGEVNSGDGIITIGGKVSTTDVKEIQSVALNQMNTHFFRSKETAIIIPKEVSLAGLSASDIGTFITVKGVFFPSNLEGKTYVDPTEDFDTQRKIQTCQTVGYADLLLETSSFASFANKALPVGGGTINAVVSQDYNGHFLVLVLNSTEDVVMSEDRCVTRSESDFPIILLEENFDNLSGEIRITDWLNYREKGTKSWRSYSDTYAQSKAARVGSKSSGDASTITWLLTKGIDLDTTTAEFLSFETSNSFANGSNLEVLISTDWDGTESNISSATWSVLPAKIVSNGEGFKNWVHSTFVNLSNYTGTAFIAFRYAGSGNVYFDGTYELDNITIIAE